The genome window ATCAGCGTGACCTTCGCGCCCGCTTGCTCGGCGCCGCGCACGGCGATACGAATGACCTGCTTGTTGAATGAACTGCGCCGAGCACTTCCGGCAAAGGCCAAGATCGTGGGTTGCGACATGTTTTGCATCCTCTCCGGAGACGAGATCGATGGAAAGCAACCTGGATCAGTTGCCCGGGGCTGCGCCCAATTCCTGTAGCAGCCATTCGTACACTTGTTCGCGGACCGGCGTCGGGAACTCGTGCGGCGCGTCGGGATATTCGGCGTGCAACTTTGCTTCGGCGCCATGCAGCCGGTAAATCACGGAGGCCGCGGCGACGACCTCGCGCACTCCCTGCAACTCGAAGTTATCGTCGCGCAACGGCGCGGACACGAACACGGATCGCGGCGCGATCGCGGCGATCAACTCATGAAAATCAAATGGCACGCGGCGCGGATCGTTGCCGTACTGCTCGCGAATTCGAGGCATGTAGCGGTCGCTGGTCCAGCCCTGCAGGTTGCCGCCGTAGTAGTGCTGAAAACCAGTGAACCCGCAGCTCGTGACGACTGCTTTCAGGCGTTCATCGAAGACCGCCGTGAAGATCGCATTGTGCCCGCCGAGCGAATGCCCGATCACGCCAATCCGTTCGGCGTCAACCTCCGGCATTTCCACGAGCAGATCGACGCCGCGGATGTTGTTCCAAATCGCCTTCATCGAGCCGCTGACGTAAGGCTCGTCGGCGCGATTGAAGTCGTAAGGATAGTCGCCGAACGACGGGTAGTCCGGTACGAGGCAAACAAAGCCTCGTTCCGCTAGTTCATGGGCGTAGTGGAGTGTGCCGAGCCCACCCAGCCCTGCCGGCTCTCCTTTGCCGATGTCCGTGGTTTGATGAAGACAAAGCATCGCCGGTCGCCGCCGCGGCTCGCCACGCGGCAATAGAAGATATGCCGGCACACGATCGCCCGACTCCGGCACGTAAGTGATTTTTCGCCGCACATACTTGGGCATGGCGACTTCCTCGATGGTCTGCGCATCGAGCGGCGCGCCCGGTTGCGGATCCGGCAGCGGTCCCATTACTTCTTGCAACGACTTCAAGATCGCCCGGCGACGTTGCTGCCAATCGTCCGCAATTTGAACGGGGCGCGCAACGTCTTCGTCGTCGATGAAGTACGAAAGATCAGTGTGATCGAGCAACTCGACGGTTTGCGCACGGGCGAAAGAAGCGACACCGACAGCCAGCAGATACACGGCCGCTGCGCGTTTGAGTTTGTGCGTTAGCATCGCCCGAAGCACACCAGGCACATGTCGTCGCTTTGATCTTGGTCGCCGACGAAGCGTTTCACGTCCTCAAGCACGCTGCCGGCGAGCTTGTCGACCGTGTCGCGCTCCGATCGCTTGCAAAGATCCTTCACGATGCGATCAATGCCGTATTGCTGCAAGTCGCCGTTCATGGCTTCGCTAATGCCGTCGGTATAGATCGTGACCGTATCGCCGAGCGAGAGCGGAATCACGCACTGCTCGTAGCGATGGTCTTCTTCGATGCCGATCGGTATTCCCTTGGTGTCTTCGCCCAGGTCGACGACTTGTCCGCCCGGCTTGCACAACAGCGGCGCCATGTGGCCGGCGTTGACAATGGTCACCTCGTGCCGCGCGGGGTCGATGACCACAATCGCCATGGTGACAAAGCGATCGTTCAAGACGCGGACGAAACTCACGTTCAGCCGATTGAGCGCGTCGGCGGGCGTGGCCTCGGTGGCCAGCAAATAACCAACCTCGGCCGAAAGCTTGGCCATCAGCAATGCGGCCGAGATGCCCTTGCCCGCCACGTCGGCGATCACCACGGCAAGTCGCCCGCCGGGCATCGGAATATAGCCGTAGTAGTCGCCGCCGACCTGGTTGGCCGGCTCATAGAAACTGAAGAACTGATACCCCGGCAGCACGGGCACCTGGTCCGGCAACAGTGCTTGCTGCACCTGGTGGGCGAGGACCAGATCGCGCTCCAACGCACGTTGCGTGAGCAATTGTTCGTGGTTTTGCGCGTTCTCGATCGCGAGCGCCGCCTGCCAGGCGACGCTGGCCAGCAGATCGAGATCGTCCTGCTGGAAGCGGCTCCGCTGGTCGAGCGTATCGATTTGAATCACGCCCTGCGCTTTGCCGTCGCTGTCCAACAACGGCGCGCACATCATCGAACGAATGCGAAAGTCGGCGATGCTTTGGCTGGTATCGAAACGGTCGTCGCTCGCCGCGTCAGCGGACAAAATCGCCAGCTTGTCCGTCATCACCTGGTTGACGATGGTGCGGCTGATACGGATCGTCTCCTGATCATCGCCGCGCCGATGCCATACGGCCGCGGGGATCAACATATTGCTGGGTTCGGAACGCAACACCACGAAACCGCGGTCGGCCTGCACGAAGATGTGGCCGAGCGTTTGCAGAATCTTCGGCAGCACTTCTTCCAGGTCGAACGCTTTGGACAGGCTTTGCGTGATCTCCAGCATCGCCCGCAGCTTGAGCTCCGGATTGACCGACATCCGCGCCGGCGTGCGCGGATTGCCGACGTCCACCTGCGACGTCATCGTGGAACTGCGAACCGGCCCCTCGTCGTCGACCAGCAGCGCCCGGGAACTGTCACTCATTCCCGGCGGATAAAGTCGGAACGTGAACAGCAGATTGCAGATCTTCAGACGATCGTTATCCCGCAACAGTCGGCGCGCCTCGATCTTCTCGCCGTTGACGAACGTGCCGTTGCGGCTCTCCATGTCCTCGACGTAGAAATCGGCGCCGGAGCGCAGAATCTTCGCATGCTGGCGGCTCACGGCTTGGACATCGAGCACGATGTCGCAATCCGGGTGCCGGCCCAATACGGACGATTCCCGCTCCAGAGCGAAGATCTGGCCAGGCGTCTGCCCTTTGAGAAGTTGCAATACGGCCATGAATCAGCGGGACATGCCGCCCATTTTTAGGAGACCAGTCGCCACTCACTGCGGAGCGGCAGGGCCTCGCCGTCAGGGGATAAAGGTGGGCGTCGGCGCAACCCAGATTCTAATTGGGGGGGAAAGCGCCCGTCAACGCCCGATCCGATCGCCCAGCGGAGCGCGAACCCCGTGTCGCAACCTCTTGTCGCTCTTGACGAAGCGCACTGGCAGACGTAGCCTATTGGACGGTGAACAGCCCGTATTACTTCGCTAACCGCCGGCAACGGCGACTAGACGAATCTGGGCGTTCACCATTTTTTTGGGGACGATTTTCTTGGGGAATGGTGTAACGGTAGCACGACTGGCTCTGAACCAGTTAGCCTAGGTTCGAATCCTAGTTCCCCAATGGAAGCAAACCCTTGCTAGCAAATAACTTGCGGCAAGGGTTTTTTCATGCTCCCAACAACGGAAATCGCCCTGTGCTACGCATGTGCTACGGGCGCATAAAAACCCCCCGGAGGCATCACCCGCCGGGGGTCAGGAGGCGACAACGAGTCACCGCTTGTGCTTCCTTAGAAATTAACTTTGGTGGTTGAAGTAGCTCACTTCCAACCCGCTATCTAAAACCGCCACGTCGGATTCGGCAATAAACTGCGCTGTTGCCAATCCGCTCGCCGTGGTAAGCGTCAGGCTTTCGCCGCTCGGCAGCACGTGCCCTTGAACTGCCGTGGGTACCGAGCCGTCGGTCCAGTAACGGACGGCGCAGCCGGTGTTCGTGATTGTCGCAAGCTTCGCGCCGTTCGGAACCGTCAATGCCGTCGCCTCTGACAAGTCCGTGATGCGCTCTTTTCCCATCGCAGCCATAGTTCACCTTGTGGATTGAAAAACCCCTCGCGGCGCTGTGAGCATTCCAACGGCACGAGGGGCGGAGGCCATGCGGCCACGAGCCGCTGACGCGCTTGTAGATTAGGTGGTGATGCCGGCGAGCAAGTGAAACGCGCTCGGTCGCAACACGGCCGTATCGCCGCGCCACACGATGCGAATCGCCGCTTGGAACCGCTCAAACGCATCGTCAGCAACGCGCGAGATTTCGATTCGCGGCTGCATCCTCACGCCCAGCACGGCAAACGAGAAGTCGCCCATGATGATGCTCGACGTCGGCATCGTCGTGGTCGTGAATCGCGAAATGCCGGCAATGCTCGGTGGCGGTCCTAACCAGAGGCGAGCGGAGGTAGTGCCGTCGCCGCTGACGATCGCGTCGAGGTCTCCGGCAATCACCGGATCGCACACATAGGCCGTCGGCTCATGGTTGTTGCTGCGAACGGCCACGGCCGCAGTGTGCAGGTCCAACCAATCGATGGCACCAACGCTGCCCGTTTGCGCTGTCACGATCGTCGAGTTCTGAATCAGTCCCGACATACCCGGCGACAAGCCAATCAGGGCCGCCGAGTCCAGCGCCGTCGCCAAACCACGAATCAAGCTTTGCTCAATCGCGTCGGCCGCCATCGGCGCGTCCATCAACAATTCTTCGGACACCTTGACGATCGTGCCAAACGTGCGACTTACGAGATTCACCAAACCGAATCCGACGGTGCTTTCGCTGAACGCGTCATTCTCGCCCTTGAACGCGAACGTCGGGTCGGCGTCAATGCGCGGCATCGCCAGCGTTTCGGTTTCCATTGGCACCGTGATGGCACCAGCTTGAACGTAGGCCGACTTCGCACGGGCCGCGTCGAGCACTTGGCTCCACAACGCATCCGGCACGAGATAGCCGCCCAAGTTGTTGCTGCCTTCACCCATCGCCCGGCGTTCGGCGTCAGCGCCGCGCCAGTCGCCCGTGATGCTACCCTTCAACATCCGCCCAAGGGACAAGTTGCTATCGCGGACCGACACGTCACGCGTGTAGATGTCCGCCATGCGATGTTGTGGAGTGAGCGCCCGATACTCGCGCCCCTCCGCGTCGAGTAGTTTCCGTGGCAAGGCGCGATGATACCGTTCGTTCGCGGCATCCTCGCCTTCTCGGGCGGCGGTTTGCTCCCAGGTCTCGGCGGCGGGATTAGGTGCAGTTGGCATACGCTTTTCCTCTTCTTGCTTGATTTTCAGTTCACGAATCTGCACGTCGAGGGCGTCGATAACCGCCTCGCAGTCGTCAAAGTCGCGGACCTCTTCGACGGTCAACGATGCACGCTTGTCGCTCTCCGCCTGGTCGTAAACGGATTGCATTTTTTGGAGCGTCGCCGCTCGCAAGTCGTGGCACTTCATCAATTGCTTGCCAGTCGAAACGGCCATTTCTATACCTCGATTGATGCTGGGTGTTTTGGTTCCGGCGGTGCCGCCGGCTTACGGCTGGTTTCCCACAACGCCAACTTGGCAGCGTGCCATCGCAGGCAACGCTTGGAGAGGCGCACCGGCGGGATGATGCTTCCGCTGTACCACCAACGCCGAATGGTCAGCGTCGACACGCCGAGACGGTCGGCGACTTCTGCAATGCTCAAGTAGTCGCTCACTGTGCGGCCTCCGACGGTTGAAGTTGAAACGCGAGATAGTGGGCGAACGCGCTGACTTGATGGTCGAACATTCGTCCCAGCATTTCGCAGCTAATCGTTTTGCTGATTTCGTTCGCGAAGAATATGGCTTGAGCCACTTCATACAACTCCCAGCCGGGCAGTTCGTTCGGGATTGCCATCAGGTGTTTGACCGAAACTTGGTCCGGTGTTTGATGCTGGCGGACTTCTTCGTCCTGTAGCCACCGGTGCAAGAATTCGCCGTAGGCCGGAGCGGCCGGCAGAATCTTGCTTGTGATCCAGGTGCGAAACTGTCGCAGTCCGTCGGGGTCGATGCGCCGTGGGTCGAATCCAGTTGGAACGATTGCGAATTGCGGTGTCATGTTCATTGGCTTCCCTTTGTGATGGTACACGTGAAGTTGTGAATTGATTTGTAACTACGTACTACCGTGGTACAACTTTCTTCTTGGGCATCCTCGGTGCGCGTTCCAGCGGGATCGTCTCGACGTTCTGTTCCGGCAGGTGCCGACACGTTGGACAGTGGTAGTAACGCTTGCGTGTTCCCGCGATGATCTTCGTCGAGTACACGTACAACGGCGTCTTGCAAGTTGGACAGACTGCCTCTGTAATCGCACAGTTTGCGTTCTGTTGCGTTGCGGCGTGTTGGACGTGATTTCGGTCGTGCATATGCGTTGCCTTGCGTTAGGCGTTGGCGTCGTGCGACACGGGGCCGATACCCCTTATGTCAAAACCCGTGAAAAAACACGCACGGGGTGGACAACGTAGACGAGCGCGTGCGCTCCAGGTCTTCGACCTACCCCCGGGGGGCGTTGCCATTTCTGCAAGCTGGTCGATGACATAC of Planctomycetia bacterium contains these proteins:
- a CDS encoding SpoIIE family protein phosphatase; protein product: MAVLQLLKGQTPGQIFALERESSVLGRHPDCDIVLDVQAVSRQHAKILRSGADFYVEDMESRNGTFVNGEKIEARRLLRDNDRLKICNLLFTFRLYPPGMSDSSRALLVDDEGPVRSSTMTSQVDVGNPRTPARMSVNPELKLRAMLEITQSLSKAFDLEEVLPKILQTLGHIFVQADRGFVVLRSEPSNMLIPAAVWHRRGDDQETIRISRTIVNQVMTDKLAILSADAASDDRFDTSQSIADFRIRSMMCAPLLDSDGKAQGVIQIDTLDQRSRFQQDDLDLLASVAWQAALAIENAQNHEQLLTQRALERDLVLAHQVQQALLPDQVPVLPGYQFFSFYEPANQVGGDYYGYIPMPGGRLAVVIADVAGKGISAALLMAKLSAEVGYLLATEATPADALNRLNVSFVRVLNDRFVTMAIVVIDPARHEVTIVNAGHMAPLLCKPGGQVVDLGEDTKGIPIGIEEDHRYEQCVIPLSLGDTVTIYTDGISEAMNGDLQQYGIDRIVKDLCKRSERDTVDKLAGSVLEDVKRFVGDQDQSDDMCLVCFGRC
- a CDS encoding alpha/beta fold hydrolase, with the protein product MLTHKLKRAAAVYLLAVGVASFARAQTVELLDHTDLSYFIDDEDVARPVQIADDWQQRRRAILKSLQEVMGPLPDPQPGAPLDAQTIEEVAMPKYVRRKITYVPESGDRVPAYLLLPRGEPRRRPAMLCLHQTTDIGKGEPAGLGGLGTLHYAHELAERGFVCLVPDYPSFGDYPYDFNRADEPYVSGSMKAIWNNIRGVDLLVEMPEVDAERIGVIGHSLGGHNAIFTAVFDERLKAVVTSCGFTGFQHYYGGNLQGWTSDRYMPRIREQYGNDPRRVPFDFHELIAAIAPRSVFVSAPLRDDNFELQGVREVVAAASVIYRLHGAEAKLHAEYPDAPHEFPTPVREQVYEWLLQELGAAPGN
- a CDS encoding phage major capsid protein; amino-acid sequence: MAVSTGKQLMKCHDLRAATLQKMQSVYDQAESDKRASLTVEEVRDFDDCEAVIDALDVQIRELKIKQEEEKRMPTAPNPAAETWEQTAAREGEDAANERYHRALPRKLLDAEGREYRALTPQHRMADIYTRDVSVRDSNLSLGRMLKGSITGDWRGADAERRAMGEGSNNLGGYLVPDALWSQVLDAARAKSAYVQAGAITVPMETETLAMPRIDADPTFAFKGENDAFSESTVGFGLVNLVSRTFGTIVKVSEELLMDAPMAADAIEQSLIRGLATALDSAALIGLSPGMSGLIQNSTIVTAQTGSVGAIDWLDLHTAAVAVRSNNHEPTAYVCDPVIAGDLDAIVSGDGTTSARLWLGPPPSIAGISRFTTTTMPTSSIIMGDFSFAVLGVRMQPRIEISRVADDAFERFQAAIRIVWRGDTAVLRPSAFHLLAGITT